One segment of Polyangiaceae bacterium DNA contains the following:
- a CDS encoding phospho-N-acetylmuramoyl-pentapeptide-transferase — protein MIYELFYPLKFHYHSLSFLNVLRYIPFRTIMATITAMLLAFVLAPWFIRELKRKQIGQVVRTEGPETHKIKAGTPTMGGALILLSLLLPTALWADLRNPFVLATTAVTAGYGVIGYLDDYLKIKRKNTGGLPGRYKLLGQVLIGGAAITYTFVFTSKLPADWADIRTQLALPFAAFSKHSIDLPLWFYIPFAVFVVVAWSNAVNLTDGLDGLAIGPVMINAGTYLIWSYVAGATIASFSLATYLDIPKIASAGELAVYCGSVIGAGIGFLWYNTYPAQVFMGDVGSLALGGGLGMLAVFTKNELLSVLLGGVFFVETVSVIAQVTSYKLFKKRVFLMAPIHHHYEKKGWPEPKIIVRFWIISILLALVSLASMKLR, from the coding sequence TTGATTTACGAGCTCTTTTACCCGCTCAAGTTCCATTACCATTCGCTGAGTTTTCTCAACGTTCTTCGGTACATTCCGTTTCGCACCATCATGGCGACCATCACCGCCATGCTGCTCGCGTTCGTCCTGGCACCGTGGTTCATCCGGGAACTGAAGCGCAAGCAGATTGGTCAGGTCGTTCGCACCGAGGGTCCCGAGACGCACAAGATCAAAGCAGGCACGCCGACGATGGGCGGCGCGCTCATTCTGCTTTCGCTCCTGCTTCCGACGGCGCTCTGGGCCGACTTGCGTAACCCATTCGTGCTCGCGACGACGGCCGTCACCGCCGGGTACGGCGTCATTGGATATCTCGACGATTATCTCAAAATCAAGCGCAAGAACACGGGTGGTTTGCCCGGACGTTACAAGCTGCTCGGCCAAGTTTTGATTGGCGGCGCGGCCATCACGTACACATTTGTTTTCACGTCGAAGCTTCCGGCGGATTGGGCCGACATTCGCACGCAATTGGCGCTGCCGTTCGCAGCGTTCTCGAAGCACTCGATCGATTTGCCGCTCTGGTTTTACATACCCTTCGCGGTGTTTGTCGTGGTCGCCTGGTCGAACGCCGTCAACCTCACCGACGGTCTCGACGGCCTGGCCATTGGCCCGGTCATGATCAACGCCGGCACGTACCTCATCTGGTCGTACGTTGCAGGTGCAACGATTGCGAGTTTTTCTCTCGCAACCTACCTCGACATTCCGAAGATAGCTTCCGCAGGCGAATTAGCGGTCTATTGCGGCTCGGTCATCGGCGCGGGAATAGGGTTTCTCTGGTACAACACCTATCCCGCACAAGTGTTCATGGGCGACGTCGGATCGCTCGCGCTCGGCGGCGGCTTGGGCATGCTCGCGGTGTTCACCAAGAACGAGCTGCTCAGCGTCCTTCTCGGCGGCGTGTTCTTCGTCGAGACCGTCAGCGTCATCGCGCAAGTCACGTCGTACAAGCTCTTCAAGAAGCGCGTTTTCTTGATGGCTCCGATTCACCACCACTACGAAAAGAAGGGGTGGCCCGAGCCCAAGATCATCGTTCGTTTCTGGATCATTTCCATCCTATTGGCGCTGGTCAGCCTAGCGTCGATGAAGCTCAGGTGA
- a CDS encoding UDP-N-acetylmuramoyl-tripeptide--D-alanyl-D-alanine ligase, with amino-acid sequence MGTPIPLNAASFTLGDLARITGGAIVTPGSCAPEDVVASISTDTRTLTPGSLFVALAGERFDGHDYLETANQNGARAAIVERDVKAPAGLALVRCSSTLTALGDLARTHLERWRSFDGKRIIVAITGSAGKTTTRVAVTAMLEALYPGAVHSTKGNLNNLVGVPMVVFGLDEHHHVAVIEMGMNQPGEIAQLAAIARPDVAIVTLVAAAHVEGVGSIDGVAHEKGALYRALLPSGIAIANGDDDRVRTVLKGSSATQRISYGTRDNVDVRIVDRRPEGFSLSRITLARPDGQALEFVTPLIGEAGAYACAAAVSVAEALAGERLTSTFVEAAFAAAEVGGGAGRLVPRPLGRDVVVIDDSYNANPASSAASIRTAAELARASNRRLVLVLGAMYELGVESTSGHDAVGRAAASSGATIVFAIGGEARRIADRAEEVGVPNKFFQTSAEAAPVVVDAVRPGDLVLVKGSRGVGTEKIVRELSLAFGERVANAEATA; translated from the coding sequence ATGGGCACGCCCATCCCCCTCAATGCGGCATCGTTCACGCTGGGCGATCTTGCAAGGATCACCGGCGGCGCGATCGTTACGCCGGGGTCTTGTGCTCCCGAAGACGTCGTCGCGTCCATTTCCACCGACACCCGTACGCTCACACCCGGATCGCTTTTCGTGGCGCTCGCGGGCGAACGTTTCGATGGCCACGACTACCTCGAGACGGCGAACCAAAACGGCGCGCGCGCGGCGATCGTCGAACGCGACGTCAAGGCTCCCGCGGGCCTTGCGCTCGTACGCTGCTCGTCGACGCTCACAGCACTAGGCGACTTGGCCCGAACGCACCTCGAACGGTGGCGATCGTTTGACGGCAAACGAATCATCGTCGCGATCACGGGTTCGGCGGGCAAAACCACGACCCGCGTCGCCGTCACCGCCATGCTCGAAGCGCTCTACCCGGGCGCGGTGCATTCGACGAAGGGCAACCTGAACAATTTGGTTGGTGTTCCCATGGTCGTGTTTGGTCTCGACGAACACCACCACGTTGCCGTCATCGAGATGGGCATGAATCAGCCGGGGGAAATCGCGCAGCTTGCGGCGATAGCCAGGCCCGACGTCGCCATCGTCACGCTCGTCGCAGCAGCTCACGTCGAAGGCGTCGGTTCCATCGACGGCGTCGCTCACGAGAAAGGCGCGCTGTATCGCGCGCTCTTGCCGAGCGGCATCGCCATCGCGAATGGGGACGACGATCGAGTTCGTACGGTACTAAAAGGTTCGTCCGCGACGCAACGGATTTCGTACGGGACGCGCGACAACGTCGACGTGCGTATCGTGGACCGCCGTCCTGAAGGGTTTTCCCTGTCGCGCATCACGCTCGCGCGCCCCGACGGACAGGCGCTCGAGTTTGTCACGCCGCTCATCGGCGAAGCGGGCGCCTATGCGTGCGCGGCAGCCGTGAGCGTTGCGGAAGCCCTCGCGGGCGAGCGCTTGACGTCGACCTTCGTCGAAGCTGCGTTTGCCGCGGCGGAAGTGGGCGGCGGCGCGGGACGGCTCGTACCGCGACCTCTTGGCCGGGACGTCGTCGTCATCGACGACAGTTACAACGCGAATCCTGCGTCATCCGCTGCGTCGATACGCACTGCTGCCGAGCTTGCTCGCGCCTCGAATCGGCGCCTCGTCCTGGTGCTCGGCGCGATGTACGAGCTCGGTGTCGAATCGACCAGTGGTCACGACGCCGTTGGTCGCGCGGCAGCTTCGAGCGGCGCGACCATCGTATTCGCCATCGGCGGCGAAGCTCGGCGCATTGCGGATCGTGCCGAAGAAGTTGGTGTACCAAACAAGTTTTTCCAGACGAGCGCAGAGGCGGCCCCGGTCGTCGTCGATGCCGTTCGTCCAGGTGATCTCGTCCTAGTGAAAGGATCGCGCGGCGTGGGAACGGAAAAGATCGTGCGCGAGCTCTCGCTCGCGTTCGGTGAGCGGGTTGCGAATGCGGAGGCTACAGCTTGA
- a CDS encoding cell division protein FtsL — translation MKQRPFLALWTLAVLASVAAFIVHLGLRGRIVDLGYKLGRVRAEQARLREVKRALSLEAASYETPQRVEMVARTLLGMTPPPPERVIPMRAPVRIQDESAEEAPASGAANGGTP, via the coding sequence ATGAAGCAGCGGCCGTTCTTGGCTCTTTGGACGCTCGCGGTGCTCGCTTCCGTAGCAGCGTTCATCGTGCATTTGGGTTTGCGCGGCCGGATCGTGGACCTTGGTTACAAGCTCGGGCGCGTGCGTGCCGAGCAAGCGCGGCTGCGCGAAGTGAAGCGCGCGCTGTCGCTCGAGGCTGCGAGTTACGAGACGCCGCAGCGGGTGGAGATGGTCGCGCGCACGTTGCTTGGCATGACGCCGCCACCGCCCGAGCGCGTCATCCCCATGCGCGCCCCCGTGCGTATCCAGGACGAAAGCGCCGAGGAAGCGCCGGCGAGCGGTGCGGCGAATGGAGGTACGCCGTGA
- a CDS encoding serine/threonine protein kinase: protein MKISSSMKPGDVIGGKYRLIQQIGEGEGNMGAVWSGTCMTLDKPVALKFVLHSTHDLRQRLLREATACASLSHPNIVKLYDVGETDDGDPFLVLELLTGQTLGRMIKSKRRIEPPIAARIARDIASALDAAHKAKFVHRDLKPANVFLHRASGMEDGEFLVKVLDFGVSKHIGANDGLVTATGAAVGSPAYMSPEQVCVRKDVDHRTDIWSFGVVLYEMLTGVRPFEGAVDQVVRNILLAEIVPPSSRVRSLPPEYDEIVNRCLERDRGKRISHAEDLVRMLAPLIETSRSSRVQLNVPGLSVETAQEVASSTLHSTPAPGSLAARTSDSGTPAVGMSTVAEAPERRKTPLPSMAEKPQFTTTGTQLLPKSTAAAILSGKSAVSATGTAILDPEADVGDPFAALRQERQQALAAYRQTLVLPDTIVQGGTMALSADVLEKATSGVTLNETHAGLPSESVNMASAKVNGQGHPRRPKRGGRVIFASIAIGVIAALSLVGVLLASSLSREKEALGAAETRPTMQQASLPAATAEAAASDATTSEGALPIAESEQPTTAPATTQASKTIAEGPANKSPQAHKQSSGERNRAPSRSAGGKHSASIVANPYDTPATTRARLFD from the coding sequence ATGAAGATTTCATCGAGCATGAAGCCGGGGGATGTGATCGGGGGCAAGTACCGCCTCATTCAACAGATCGGTGAAGGCGAAGGCAATATGGGGGCCGTTTGGTCTGGGACGTGCATGACGCTCGACAAACCCGTCGCGCTCAAGTTCGTGCTCCACTCCACGCACGACCTACGTCAGCGCTTGCTCCGAGAAGCAACGGCGTGTGCGAGTTTGTCTCATCCAAATATCGTCAAGCTGTACGATGTTGGTGAAACCGACGATGGCGACCCATTTCTCGTTCTCGAGCTGCTTACTGGCCAAACGCTGGGACGGATGATCAAGTCGAAACGTCGCATCGAGCCTCCGATTGCAGCGCGAATCGCGAGAGACATTGCCAGCGCGCTCGATGCGGCGCACAAGGCCAAGTTCGTTCATCGGGATCTGAAACCGGCCAACGTGTTTTTGCATCGCGCGTCCGGGATGGAGGACGGAGAGTTTCTCGTCAAAGTGCTCGACTTTGGCGTCAGCAAGCACATCGGAGCCAATGACGGTCTTGTGACCGCCACTGGCGCTGCAGTGGGGTCGCCGGCGTACATGAGCCCCGAGCAAGTATGTGTCCGCAAGGACGTCGATCATCGTACGGACATTTGGTCGTTCGGCGTTGTTCTTTATGAAATGTTGACGGGAGTCAGACCCTTCGAAGGGGCTGTCGATCAAGTCGTGCGCAACATTCTACTGGCAGAAATCGTGCCCCCATCGAGCCGCGTGCGCAGCCTCCCGCCCGAATATGATGAAATCGTGAATCGTTGTCTCGAGCGTGACCGCGGTAAGCGTATTTCCCATGCCGAAGACCTCGTGCGTATGCTCGCACCGCTCATCGAGACGAGCCGATCGTCCCGCGTGCAATTGAACGTTCCGGGATTGTCCGTTGAAACCGCGCAAGAAGTCGCTTCTTCAACATTGCATTCCACTCCCGCGCCGGGATCGCTGGCTGCTCGTACAAGCGACTCCGGTACGCCGGCGGTCGGAATGTCAACCGTTGCCGAGGCGCCTGAGCGTAGGAAAACGCCGCTCCCTTCAATGGCGGAAAAGCCGCAGTTCACGACAACAGGAACGCAACTTCTTCCCAAGAGCACTGCCGCGGCAATCTTGTCTGGAAAATCGGCCGTATCGGCAACGGGTACTGCGATTCTAGATCCAGAGGCCGATGTTGGTGATCCATTTGCAGCATTGCGACAAGAGCGTCAGCAGGCGTTGGCTGCCTATCGGCAAACCCTCGTGTTGCCCGATACCATTGTGCAAGGTGGGACCATGGCCTTATCGGCGGATGTCCTCGAGAAAGCAACGTCTGGCGTCACGCTGAACGAGACACATGCGGGTTTACCATCTGAATCCGTGAATATGGCCTCGGCGAAGGTGAACGGCCAGGGTCATCCGCGTCGTCCCAAGCGGGGTGGACGGGTCATTTTTGCATCCATTGCGATTGGCGTCATTGCCGCGTTGTCACTTGTCGGGGTGCTCCTTGCGAGCTCGCTCTCGCGCGAAAAGGAAGCTCTGGGAGCTGCAGAGACGCGGCCAACCATGCAGCAGGCGAGTTTGCCTGCGGCGACCGCCGAGGCGGCGGCGTCTGACGCCACCACCTCCGAAGGCGCGTTGCCCATCGCCGAATCGGAGCAACCGACGACAGCTCCAGCCACGACACAAGCTTCCAAGACAATTGCGGAAGGACCTGCAAACAAGTCGCCCCAAGCGCACAAGCAGTCTTCTGGTGAGAGAAACCGTGCACCGAGCCGGTCAGCGGGTGGCAAGCATAGCGCGTCGATCGTTGCCAATCCTTATGATACGCCAGCCACGACACGAGCTCGATTGTTCGATTGA
- a CDS encoding DUF2169 domain-containing protein, translating to MDVVSHCAMPAWGFVWQFHTGMYFQTIVVKATFSLAPGTSTLAADQETSNDEDSHWDDDETRSIAVPSDKVPFKLRADVLLVGHAYAPNKQPMRSVMTRLTVGEIDKSIEVYCDRNFSIRDGQLKEGPRFLKMPLRWEKAAGGPDTNNPVGMRFDALPDANGAVAVPNLQPPTVVVSQRTDTFAPVGYGPIAPNWPTRMERLRHLAGTSAYRDWEKKPLPQELGHGFFQSAPLDQQVAELRANERIVLENLHPEYPRLVTNLPNLRPKAIAHRATGEREDVKLVADTLWIDTDRGICVLVWRGGIGLRHAAEPGQIIVTVDDPAASVVAVAKATEELVQPSLSVLIAENDPSVEDLAGMTLVPGFDISKVVGNVMPFIGGGATPISQSKPRTADAVLPFGGSSNLPTPPPMVTAAPRVDPIAPPISNTPRAPGDAPGAPRPTPMSIGQIMVAAPNVEVPAHGSEKPALAGPVPSAESNEKPAVIQDAAMGGALAASNAAAESASRASAKALTGRVSVDLIWLNAGSMPRIRKQSAWKEILGSVKVRPEDEDLDDDFPPGRRLPAKDRREALAILCRGEPLDMLGVEEALARATEDENGFTPPLVLAAGELVMRFDELETLKATLAALAPHAHGDKRLEEAIARVQEMFKMPWAQGANAVLEETTANLRKLFVEGRKGAPVEVFDAQVEQTLLEHRHYRKRTVFGQPRVVGTLITPGTKAAAPVYLPESLAKELPGLRRMGVRLIGEVRPRAEQGEMSAVAVRAVAVGRSLSS from the coding sequence ATGGACGTCGTTTCTCACTGCGCGATGCCGGCTTGGGGGTTCGTCTGGCAGTTTCACACGGGAATGTACTTCCAAACGATCGTAGTAAAGGCTACGTTCTCCTTGGCCCCGGGCACGTCGACATTGGCTGCGGATCAAGAAACCTCGAACGACGAGGATTCCCATTGGGACGATGACGAGACACGGAGTATTGCGGTACCAAGCGACAAGGTCCCCTTCAAGTTGCGGGCAGACGTGCTTCTCGTGGGGCATGCGTATGCGCCAAACAAGCAACCGATGCGCTCGGTGATGACGCGGCTGACGGTGGGTGAAATCGACAAGTCGATCGAAGTATATTGTGATCGAAATTTCTCGATTCGAGATGGCCAATTAAAAGAGGGGCCGCGTTTTCTGAAGATGCCGCTCCGTTGGGAGAAAGCGGCAGGGGGGCCCGATACGAACAATCCCGTGGGCATGCGCTTCGATGCACTTCCAGATGCAAATGGTGCCGTTGCTGTCCCGAATTTGCAGCCGCCGACCGTTGTCGTATCGCAACGAACGGACACATTCGCGCCGGTTGGTTACGGGCCCATCGCGCCGAATTGGCCGACTCGAATGGAACGACTTAGGCATTTGGCAGGAACATCAGCCTACCGCGATTGGGAAAAAAAGCCTTTACCTCAAGAACTGGGCCATGGTTTTTTTCAATCCGCTCCGCTTGACCAGCAAGTCGCCGAACTGCGCGCGAACGAGCGAATCGTGCTGGAAAACTTGCACCCCGAATATCCACGGCTCGTGACGAACTTGCCGAACCTGAGGCCAAAAGCGATAGCGCATCGAGCCACCGGTGAACGGGAAGACGTGAAGCTCGTTGCCGACACTTTGTGGATCGACACCGATCGCGGAATATGCGTATTGGTTTGGCGTGGAGGTATCGGCTTGCGGCACGCGGCCGAACCCGGTCAAATCATCGTGACCGTGGATGATCCTGCAGCATCCGTCGTCGCAGTCGCCAAAGCGACCGAAGAGCTCGTGCAGCCGAGTCTGTCCGTATTGATTGCGGAGAACGACCCATCTGTGGAGGATCTGGCAGGAATGACGCTCGTTCCTGGATTCGATATCAGCAAAGTCGTTGGCAATGTCATGCCGTTCATCGGTGGAGGAGCGACGCCGATCTCGCAATCTAAACCGCGAACTGCCGACGCAGTGTTGCCGTTTGGCGGTTCGTCGAATCTCCCTACTCCGCCACCCATGGTGACTGCAGCGCCTCGAGTGGACCCGATTGCTCCACCGATTTCCAATACACCTCGGGCGCCGGGTGATGCGCCAGGGGCACCTCGTCCAACGCCCATGTCGATTGGACAAATCATGGTTGCTGCGCCGAATGTCGAAGTTCCTGCACATGGCTCGGAAAAACCGGCTCTTGCTGGTCCAGTTCCGTCAGCGGAGTCGAACGAAAAACCAGCAGTGATCCAAGACGCTGCCATGGGCGGTGCGTTGGCGGCATCGAATGCAGCAGCGGAGTCGGCATCACGGGCATCCGCGAAAGCACTCACGGGCAGGGTTTCCGTCGATCTCATCTGGCTCAATGCGGGATCCATGCCGCGGATTCGCAAACAATCGGCCTGGAAAGAGATTTTGGGTAGTGTAAAGGTTCGTCCTGAAGATGAGGATTTGGATGACGATTTCCCGCCGGGGCGACGCCTTCCCGCGAAGGATCGTCGAGAAGCGTTGGCGATTTTATGTCGGGGCGAACCCTTGGATATGCTTGGCGTAGAGGAGGCGCTGGCTCGCGCAACCGAGGATGAAAATGGATTTACGCCGCCGCTCGTGCTTGCTGCGGGGGAATTGGTGATGCGTTTCGACGAGCTGGAGACGTTGAAAGCGACGTTGGCGGCGTTGGCGCCGCATGCGCACGGTGACAAGCGTCTGGAAGAGGCGATCGCGCGCGTGCAAGAAATGTTCAAGATGCCGTGGGCGCAGGGAGCGAATGCGGTATTGGAAGAGACGACGGCGAATTTACGAAAGCTGTTTGTCGAGGGACGAAAAGGGGCGCCGGTCGAGGTGTTCGATGCGCAGGTGGAGCAAACGTTGCTCGAGCATCGGCATTATCGGAAGCGGACGGTATTTGGTCAGCCACGGGTGGTGGGGACGTTGATTACGCCGGGTACGAAGGCGGCAGCTCCGGTGTATTTGCCCGAGAGTTTGGCGAAGGAATTGCCTGGGTTGCGACGAATGGGGGTGCGATTGATCGGGGAAGTACGTCCACGTGCGGAGCAGGGGGAGATGAGTGCGGTGGCAGTGAGGGCAGTGGCGGTGGGGAGAAGCTTATCCAGCTGA